From Sylvia atricapilla isolate bSylAtr1 unplaced genomic scaffold, bSylAtr1.pri scaffold_74_arrow_ctg1, whole genome shotgun sequence, a single genomic window includes:
- the LOC136375021 gene encoding EF-hand and coiled-coil domain-containing protein 1-like produces the protein MEPPEGWDPYGRPARRTQWLVSALAYHYGLDRGAENEIVVLATGLDQYLQEIFHHLDCAGAGRIPGEDFRTLCQVLGLEEAAEPEECAGLWDGLSAELTFRQFHARLCGHFSTRAGPRLPLGRESEHIETQIRLRSPRRRRRARPAERRAAGSAERRPPGPCSPECYEEIVALERAEDRIAKLEEENGSLRELVEDMRAALQSSDARCLALQVGLRKSHASHKEEGFCFVGSKRPLTPNHSQAECLQSVLKEMELIRSSRDGQIEEAIRFNRELEKELKSSQEALVSLEDCNRHLKREQAEMRRKVEEARHAVLNSLGKVKELEVGANKVPHLQTYIQQLESQLQHYR, from the exons ATGGAGCCGCCTGAAGGCTGGGACCCCTACGGGCGGCCGGCCCGGCGCACTCAGTGGCTGGTCAGCGCCCTCGCCTACCACTACGGGCTGGACCGCGGCGCGGAGAACGAGATCGTCGTGCTGGCCACCGGCCTGGACCAGTACCTGCAGGAGATCTTCCACCACCTGGACTGCGCCGGGGCGGGCCGCATCCCCGGCGAGGATTTCCGCACGCTGTGccaggtgctggggctggaggaggcgGCGGAGCCCGAGGAGTGCGCGGGGCTGTGGGACGGGCTCTCGGCCGAGCTCACCTTCCGCCAGTTCCACGCTCGGCTCTGCGGCCACTTCAGCACCCGAGCGGGGCCGCGGCTGCCGCTGGGCCGGGAGAGCGAGCACATCGAGACCCAGATCCGCCTGCGGAgcccccggcgccgccgccgcgcccgccccgccgagCGCCgagccgcgggcagcgccgAGCGCCGGCCGCCGGGGCCCTGCTCCCCGGAGTGCTACGAGGAGATCGTGGCGCTGGAGCGGGCCGAGGACCGCATCGCcaagctggaggaggagaacgGCAGCCTGCGGGAGCTGGTGGAGGACATGCGGGCCGCCCTGCAGAGCAGCGATGCGCGGTGCCTGGCGCTGCAG GTGGGACTGAGGAAGAGCCACGCCAGCCATAAAGAAGAAGGATTCTGCTTTGTAGGGAGTAAGAGACCATTAACACCCAACCACTCCCAGGCCGAGTGCCTCCAAAGTGTCCTGAAGGAAATGGAGCTCATCAGGAGCTCCAGGGACGGGCAGATTGAGGAAGCCATCAGGTTCAATcgggagctggagaaggagctgaagAGCTCTCAGGAAGCTCTGGTCAGCCTGGAAGATTGCAACCGGCACCTGAagagggagcaggcagagatgaGGAGGAAGGTGGAAGAGGCCAGACACGCTGTCCTCAACAGTCTTGGCAAAGTGAAGGAGCTGGAAGTGGGAGCCAACAAGGTGCCACATCTGCAAACATACATTCAGCAGCTGGAATCACAACTGCAGCACTACAGGTAG